A genomic stretch from Limnobacter thiooxidans includes:
- a CDS encoding cytochrome c biogenesis protein ResB translates to MSSSGDIANNTSPQRRGRQTALANWLELLGSMRFAISLLTLICIASAIGTVVGQSDPWVNYVNQFGPFWASFFEPMGLFRIYNAPWFIAVMAFLVVSTSLCVYRNTPKMIKEMRVYRENLREGSLKAFAHRWEGRFNEKPDVLPGIVTEWLEHKGFKVKQSVRENGTMVAAKAGSANRFGYIAAHLSIIVICVGGLLDSGVPLQVAVWATGKTPVTGAEISQGIPEKARLGESNPSYRANLLLPEGETSRVAVLNTDDGLLIQDLPFELTLKEFRIDFYSTGMPKLFASDVVVFDPETQERFEATIEVNKPLIYKGVTVYQSSFDDGGTKIQLKGIPLTGERDYRFDLDGVVGGGRDLSQLGEKMNGLPAEVLKVEFTAFKSINVEALPVENSGSVGVDDLALGNANALSPFETNLASVLGPGVKEDAKTKFTNIGPAITYKLRDESGQAREFHNYMLPINLDGGRYYLAGVRDTPADGFKYLRIPVDDNGQLDGFMRFRAALQSDDIRRAAAQQFALQAFGDRADSAQLVASVSDSARRALERFAGVDGGISGLPAIAQFIESTVPEGEREKASDVIIRLLQGAMWEVYQLSRTTANLAPAVPDEVHGRFVQDAQIALSDLSLYGAPVMFQLDQFDEVKASVFQLAKAPGQWIVYLGCLFLCIGVFSMFYIRERRAFFWVTRDAEGSRVMMGMSTTRKTMDFEKEYEQFVSELNSRATTKAAPAGDAV, encoded by the coding sequence GTGAGTAGTTCAGGAGACATCGCAAACAATACAAGCCCGCAGAGACGGGGCAGGCAAACCGCACTGGCCAACTGGCTGGAATTGCTGGGCTCGATGCGTTTTGCAATCAGTCTGCTTACTTTGATTTGCATTGCTTCGGCGATCGGCACGGTAGTGGGCCAATCAGACCCTTGGGTCAACTATGTGAACCAGTTCGGGCCGTTTTGGGCGTCCTTTTTCGAGCCCATGGGTTTATTTCGCATTTACAACGCGCCCTGGTTTATTGCTGTCATGGCTTTCCTGGTGGTGTCGACTTCCCTGTGTGTGTACCGCAATACGCCAAAAATGATCAAGGAAATGCGGGTGTATCGCGAGAACCTCCGTGAGGGCAGTCTGAAGGCTTTCGCCCACCGCTGGGAGGGACGTTTTAACGAGAAGCCTGATGTGCTGCCGGGCATCGTGACCGAGTGGCTGGAACACAAGGGGTTCAAGGTCAAGCAGTCTGTTCGCGAGAATGGGACCATGGTCGCCGCCAAGGCAGGCAGTGCGAACCGGTTTGGTTATATTGCCGCGCACCTTTCAATCATCGTGATTTGTGTGGGCGGTTTGCTCGACAGTGGAGTGCCGCTGCAAGTGGCGGTGTGGGCCACCGGCAAAACACCTGTGACAGGCGCCGAAATAAGCCAGGGTATTCCGGAGAAGGCACGTTTGGGTGAATCCAATCCCAGTTACCGTGCCAACTTGCTGTTGCCTGAAGGTGAAACCAGTCGTGTCGCTGTGCTGAACACTGACGATGGTTTGTTGATTCAGGATTTGCCCTTTGAGTTGACGCTTAAAGAGTTCCGGATTGATTTTTACAGCACAGGTATGCCCAAGTTGTTTGCCAGTGATGTGGTGGTGTTCGACCCCGAAACACAGGAACGCTTTGAAGCCACCATTGAAGTGAACAAACCACTGATTTACAAGGGTGTGACGGTTTATCAGTCCAGTTTTGATGACGGCGGCACCAAAATTCAGCTCAAGGGCATTCCATTGACCGGTGAGCGGGACTACCGCTTCGACCTGGATGGTGTGGTTGGTGGTGGCCGTGATTTGAGCCAGCTGGGCGAAAAGATGAATGGACTGCCCGCTGAGGTCCTGAAGGTGGAGTTCACTGCCTTTAAATCAATTAATGTGGAAGCATTGCCAGTCGAAAACTCAGGTTCTGTGGGTGTGGATGACCTGGCCTTGGGAAATGCCAATGCCCTGTCACCCTTTGAGACCAATCTGGCCAGTGTGTTGGGTCCCGGTGTGAAGGAAGATGCGAAGACCAAGTTCACCAATATTGGTCCTGCCATCACTTACAAGTTGCGAGATGAGTCTGGACAGGCTCGCGAATTCCACAACTACATGCTGCCGATCAATCTGGATGGGGGGCGTTACTACCTGGCTGGTGTTCGCGATACTCCGGCTGACGGCTTCAAGTATTTGCGCATTCCCGTGGATGACAATGGGCAGCTTGATGGTTTCATGCGTTTTCGCGCGGCCTTGCAAAGTGATGACATTCGCAGGGCTGCTGCCCAGCAGTTTGCGCTGCAGGCATTTGGCGATCGGGCAGACTCCGCTCAATTGGTGGCCAGTGTCTCGGACAGCGCTCGGCGAGCGCTGGAGCGATTTGCTGGGGTGGATGGTGGAATTTCAGGCTTGCCGGCCATTGCTCAGTTCATTGAAAGCACGGTGCCGGAAGGCGAAAGGGAAAAGGCGAGCGATGTGATTATTCGCCTGCTGCAGGGTGCCATGTGGGAGGTCTATCAGCTTTCCCGTACCACTGCGAATCTGGCGCCTGCAGTGCCCGATGAGGTGCACGGCCGTTTTGTGCAGGATGCGCAAATTGCCTTGTCTGACTTGTCCTTGTACGGCGCGCCGGTGATGTTCCAGTTGGACCAGTTTGACGAGGTGAAGGCCAGTGTATTCCAGTTGGCCAAGGCGCCTGGCCAATGGATTGTTTATTTGGGTTGTCTGTTCTTGTGCATCGGCGTATTTTCGATGTTCTACATTCGTGAGCGACGCGCCTTTTTCTGGGTGACACGCGATGCGGAGGGCTCACGGGTCATGATGGGTATGTCCACAACCCGGAAAACCATGGATTTTGAAAAAGAATACGAGCAGTTTGTGAGTGAATTGAACAGCAGGGCGACCACAAAAGCCGCCCCGGCAGGAGATGCAGTATGA